One stretch of Nitrospirota bacterium DNA includes these proteins:
- a CDS encoding phosphatidate cytidylyltransferase, which produces MHLKRLIVAAIFLPAMYLYIMYLPPGFFLLLLMTVSLIALSEFYSMYRLSGILRHTCLFFGFAIIAVSYFLQELLTDAILFSIMAVMIIRLLFKKDPVSSLSDISVPVIGLLYISALLSFQVMIRKTGPEWIIFLYATVWASDSMAYYLGKGFGKRKLYREVSPNKTVAGAVGSVAGGAAGALLLEALLLDIDMTLAVSIGIMIGGLSIVGDLIESMFKRDAGVKDSGSLIPGHGGILDKIDGALFVGPALYWALKITAVIR; this is translated from the coding sequence ATGCACCTTAAAAGGCTTATTGTTGCTGCTATTTTTCTCCCTGCAATGTATCTCTATATCATGTACCTCCCACCGGGGTTTTTTCTGCTGCTGCTCATGACAGTATCTCTGATAGCCCTTTCTGAATTTTATTCGATGTACCGCTTGTCCGGCATATTACGGCACACCTGTCTTTTTTTCGGATTCGCTATCATTGCAGTTTCGTATTTTCTCCAGGAACTTCTCACGGATGCAATATTGTTCTCGATAATGGCGGTAATGATAATCCGGCTTCTTTTCAAAAAAGATCCTGTTTCATCACTTTCTGATATTTCGGTGCCGGTTATCGGGCTTCTCTATATTTCTGCACTGCTGTCGTTTCAGGTTATGATAAGAAAAACGGGTCCTGAATGGATTATTTTCCTGTATGCAACGGTATGGGCTTCCGACTCAATGGCATACTATCTTGGAAAAGGGTTCGGAAAAAGAAAGCTTTACCGGGAAGTCAGCCCGAATAAAACAGTCGCAGGGGCAGTCGGGTCTGTCGCAGGAGGAGCTGCAGGAGCCCTTCTGCTGGAAGCCCTCCTGCTGGACATCGATATGACCCTCGCAGTATCAATTGGCATAATGATCGGCGGTCTCTCGATTGTCGGAGATCTCATCGAATCAATGTTTAAGCGGGATGCAGGGGTGAAGGACTCAGGCTCACTGATCCCGGGTCACGGAGGCATTCTCGACAAGATTGACGGTGCCCTGTTTGTCGGACCTGCGCTTTACTGGGCACTGAAGATCACCGCGGTGATCAGGTAA